In Amphiura filiformis chromosome 1, Afil_fr2py, whole genome shotgun sequence, the following are encoded in one genomic region:
- the LOC140149163 gene encoding uncharacterized protein isoform X2 — protein sequence MISYQWDAQKRMIKLRDKLKQEGYDVWMDIEKMEGSILESMGKAVENADVILACISQKYQDSKSCKTEAEYAYTKNVPIIPLKIDDDFKPSSWLGPVIGASLYYRVDNDKMLNDSWPGILRAIQRFCKKTVVEETVKAANVEQLSAATGKSVKRRARKALDCSICLERFRNPKTLTCLHSFCKECLLGLAPYGTAVISCPLCRQESNVPEGDVNKLKSNFHLQELIEEEALQEQLTANESNKFTCTCCEGDEQTKAVGKCEECNHYLCSMSMEAHRKFPALRKHNILPFEEEKASESSSSSSPSTSTSSSVAKENPAELLTTVWEIFDALYNEDHSGTLIKYWMQRQGGNWQTAMVNQYVTCLNELEDDGVISEHALAKRQQQVARVFMQAGQYDAAVTLVKKTIELETKELGARPENLADLYGLASTINLEISKQADFIAEHDEKELALLREVIRNARKCIKLRKGLPGDAHKYKLGKTLVGLTFALSAWIEHGGDNVVSVAEAEVEAKRHIENAIEIFKELDTKGNLADAIMTKGILYDRGSEEQENLYMEAYKLCVEAYGECSVLTSRLNTNIGIMYEDRGDYHEAFKWFVKWGATCEKVFGYHHEKTEKTRRLFEEPKYAAIKKEQEKAK from the exons ATGATCAGCTACCAATGGGATGCACAGAAGAGAATGATTAAGTTGAGAGATAAACTGAAGCAAGAAGGCTATGATGTGTGGATGGATATTGAGAAAATGG AGGGTAGTATTCTTGAAAGTATGGGTAAAGCAGTGGAGAATGCTGATGTCATTCTTGCATGCATATCACAGAAGTACCAAGACAGCAAAAGTTGCAAAACAG AAGCTGAGTACGCGTACACAAAGAACGTCCCTATAATTCCCCTAAAGATAGATGATGACTTCAAACCATCTAGTTGGCTAGGACCAGTCATCGGTGCAAGTCTGTATTACCGTGTAGACAACGATAAAATGCTGAATGACAGTTGGCCTGGTATTCTCAGAGCTATTCAACGATTTTGTAAGAAAACTGTTGTTGAGGAAACAGTTAAAGCTG CAAATGTCGAGCAGTTGTCTGCTGCAACGGGAAAATCTGTCAAACGTCGAGCAAGGAAGGCCCTTGATTGCTCCATATGCCTGGAAAGATTCCGCAATCCGAAGACCCTTACTTGTCTGCATAGTTTCTGCAAGGAGTGTCTGCTTGGCTTGGCACCATATGGCACCGCTGTCATTTCATGTCCACTATGTCGCCAGGAATCGAATGTGCCTGAAGGTGATGTCAACAAGTTGAAGTCCAACTTCCATCTGCAAGAACTGATTGAGGAAGAAGCCCTCCAAGAACAGCTTACTGCTAATGAAAGCAATAAGTTCACGTGTACATGCTGCGAAGGGGATGAGCAGACCAAGGCTGTAGGCAAATGTGAGGAGTGCAACCATTACCTATGCAGTATGAGTATGGAAGCTCATCGAAAGTTTCCTGCTTTGCGAAAGCATAATATCTTGCCATTTGAAGAAGAG AAAGCTTCTGAATCTTCTTCATCTAGCTCGCCATCAACATCGACATCGTCCTCAGTTGCCAAGGAGAATCCAGCAGAACTTCTTACAACCGTATGGGAGATATTTGACGCACTTTATAATGAAGACCACAGTGGTACCTTGATCAAGTACTGGATGCAG CGTCAAGGCGGGAATTGGCAAACAGCTATGGTGAATCAGTATGTTACTTGTTTGAATGAACTCGAAGATGATGGCGTTATCAGTGAACATGCGTTAGCGAAGAGACAGCAACAAGTAGCAAGAGTTTT CATGCAAGCAGGGCAGTATGATGCAGCAGTCACACTGGTAAAAAAGACAATCGAATTAGAAACGAAAGAACTTGGGGCCAGACCGGAAAACTTAGCAGATCTCTATGGCTTGGCGAGTACAATCAACTTAGAG ATCTCGAAACAAGCTGACTTCATAGCTGAACATGACGAGAAAGAACTCGCCTTATTGCGTGAGGTGATAAGAAATGCCCGAAAATGCATCAAGTTGCGCAAAGGTCTCCCAGGGGATGCGCACAAG TACAAACTTGGAAAAACCTTGGTGGGGTTAACTTTCGCTTTGAGTGCGTGGATCGAACACGGTGGTGATAATGTTGTGAGCGTAGCAGAAGCTGAAGTAGAGGCTAAAAGACACATTGAAAATGCCATTGAGATATTTAAGGAG TTGGACACGAAAGGTAATCTAGCCGATGCCATCATGACAAAAGGAATTCTTTATGATCGAGGAAGTGAAGAACAAGAAAAT CTGTACATGGAAGCTTACAAGCTATGTGTTGAAGCCTATGGAGAGTGCAGCGTACTGACAAGTAGACTGAATACGAACATAGGAATCATGTATGAAGATAGGGGGGACTACCACGAGGCCTTTAAGTGGTTCGTCAAATGGGGAGCCACCTGCGAGAAG
- the LOC140149163 gene encoding uncharacterized protein isoform X1 translates to MISYQWDAQKRMIKLRDKLKQEGYDVWMDIEKMEGSILESMGKAVENADVILACISQKYQDSKSCKTEAEYAYTKNVPIIPLKIDDDFKPSSWLGPVIGASLYYRVDNDKMLNDSWPGILRAIQRFCKKTVVEETVKAANVEQLSAATGKSVKRRARKALDCSICLERFRNPKTLTCLHSFCKECLLGLAPYGTAVISCPLCRQESNVPEGDVNKLKSNFHLQELIEEEALQEQLTANESNKFTCTCCEGDEQTKAVGKCEECNHYLCSMSMEAHRKFPALRKHNILPFEEEKKASESSSSSSPSTSTSSSVAKENPAELLTTVWEIFDALYNEDHSGTLIKYWMQRQGGNWQTAMVNQYVTCLNELEDDGVISEHALAKRQQQVARVFMQAGQYDAAVTLVKKTIELETKELGARPENLADLYGLASTINLEISKQADFIAEHDEKELALLREVIRNARKCIKLRKGLPGDAHKYKLGKTLVGLTFALSAWIEHGGDNVVSVAEAEVEAKRHIENAIEIFKELDTKGNLADAIMTKGILYDRGSEEQENLYMEAYKLCVEAYGECSVLTSRLNTNIGIMYEDRGDYHEAFKWFVKWGATCEKVFGYHHEKTEKTRRLFEEPKYAAIKKEQEKAK, encoded by the exons ATGATCAGCTACCAATGGGATGCACAGAAGAGAATGATTAAGTTGAGAGATAAACTGAAGCAAGAAGGCTATGATGTGTGGATGGATATTGAGAAAATGG AGGGTAGTATTCTTGAAAGTATGGGTAAAGCAGTGGAGAATGCTGATGTCATTCTTGCATGCATATCACAGAAGTACCAAGACAGCAAAAGTTGCAAAACAG AAGCTGAGTACGCGTACACAAAGAACGTCCCTATAATTCCCCTAAAGATAGATGATGACTTCAAACCATCTAGTTGGCTAGGACCAGTCATCGGTGCAAGTCTGTATTACCGTGTAGACAACGATAAAATGCTGAATGACAGTTGGCCTGGTATTCTCAGAGCTATTCAACGATTTTGTAAGAAAACTGTTGTTGAGGAAACAGTTAAAGCTG CAAATGTCGAGCAGTTGTCTGCTGCAACGGGAAAATCTGTCAAACGTCGAGCAAGGAAGGCCCTTGATTGCTCCATATGCCTGGAAAGATTCCGCAATCCGAAGACCCTTACTTGTCTGCATAGTTTCTGCAAGGAGTGTCTGCTTGGCTTGGCACCATATGGCACCGCTGTCATTTCATGTCCACTATGTCGCCAGGAATCGAATGTGCCTGAAGGTGATGTCAACAAGTTGAAGTCCAACTTCCATCTGCAAGAACTGATTGAGGAAGAAGCCCTCCAAGAACAGCTTACTGCTAATGAAAGCAATAAGTTCACGTGTACATGCTGCGAAGGGGATGAGCAGACCAAGGCTGTAGGCAAATGTGAGGAGTGCAACCATTACCTATGCAGTATGAGTATGGAAGCTCATCGAAAGTTTCCTGCTTTGCGAAAGCATAATATCTTGCCATTTGAAGAAGAG AAGAAAGCTTCTGAATCTTCTTCATCTAGCTCGCCATCAACATCGACATCGTCCTCAGTTGCCAAGGAGAATCCAGCAGAACTTCTTACAACCGTATGGGAGATATTTGACGCACTTTATAATGAAGACCACAGTGGTACCTTGATCAAGTACTGGATGCAG CGTCAAGGCGGGAATTGGCAAACAGCTATGGTGAATCAGTATGTTACTTGTTTGAATGAACTCGAAGATGATGGCGTTATCAGTGAACATGCGTTAGCGAAGAGACAGCAACAAGTAGCAAGAGTTTT CATGCAAGCAGGGCAGTATGATGCAGCAGTCACACTGGTAAAAAAGACAATCGAATTAGAAACGAAAGAACTTGGGGCCAGACCGGAAAACTTAGCAGATCTCTATGGCTTGGCGAGTACAATCAACTTAGAG ATCTCGAAACAAGCTGACTTCATAGCTGAACATGACGAGAAAGAACTCGCCTTATTGCGTGAGGTGATAAGAAATGCCCGAAAATGCATCAAGTTGCGCAAAGGTCTCCCAGGGGATGCGCACAAG TACAAACTTGGAAAAACCTTGGTGGGGTTAACTTTCGCTTTGAGTGCGTGGATCGAACACGGTGGTGATAATGTTGTGAGCGTAGCAGAAGCTGAAGTAGAGGCTAAAAGACACATTGAAAATGCCATTGAGATATTTAAGGAG TTGGACACGAAAGGTAATCTAGCCGATGCCATCATGACAAAAGGAATTCTTTATGATCGAGGAAGTGAAGAACAAGAAAAT CTGTACATGGAAGCTTACAAGCTATGTGTTGAAGCCTATGGAGAGTGCAGCGTACTGACAAGTAGACTGAATACGAACATAGGAATCATGTATGAAGATAGGGGGGACTACCACGAGGCCTTTAAGTGGTTCGTCAAATGGGGAGCCACCTGCGAGAAG